The following are encoded together in the Phaseolus vulgaris cultivar G19833 chromosome 9, P. vulgaris v2.0, whole genome shotgun sequence genome:
- the LOC137821125 gene encoding putative pentatricopeptide repeat-containing protein At1g64310 isoform X3 — translation MRSLLRVKQLHTFLLKTHLLEDPFYATKIVRLYAINNDINSARHVFDKTSNRSVYLWNSMIRAFAQCQRFFNAISLFRTMVGADISPDGHTYACLTRACADNFDFGMLRRVHGGAVAAGLGLDLVCCSALVTAYSKLGLVHEARRVFNRITEPDIVLWNSLISGYGSSGLWDVGMQMFSAMKLVGKKPDEYTLAGLLVGIVDSGVLSIGQGLHCLSQKSGLDSDSHVGSLLVSLYSRCKCMASAYRVFCSILNPDLVTWSALIVGYSQAGEYEKVLHLFRKLNMEDKKPDTVLVASVLASIAHTANVGLGCEVHGYALRHGLELDVRVSSALIDMYSKCGCLQLGICVFRTMPKRNIVSYNSVILGFGLHGYASEAFKMFDKMLEKGLVPDEATFSSLLSACCHAGLVKDGWEIFRRMKEEFNIRARAEHYVYMVKLLGSSGELEEAYSLTQSLPEPVDKAILGALLSCCNSCGNSELAETVAQQLFSNNPADNVYRVMLSNIYAGDGRWDDVKRLRDRMTGGLRKMPGLSWIESS, via the exons ATGAG GTCCCTATTGAGGGTGAAGCAGTTACACACATTTCTTTTGAAGACCCATCTCTTAGAAGACCCTTTTTACGCAACAAAAATTGTCAGGCTGTATGCAATCAACAATGACATTAACTCAGCCCGTCATGTGTTCGACAAAACTTCCAACCGAAGTGTCTATCTTTGGAATTCCATGATTCGAGCTTTTGCGCAGTGCCAAAGATTTTTCAATGCAATCTCTCTGTTTAGAACCATGGTTGGGGCTGACATAAGTCCTGATGGTCACACTTATGCTTGTCTTACACGTGCGTGTGCTGACAACTTTGATTTCGGTATGCtaaggcgtgttcatggtggtGCTGTGGCTGCAGGATTAGGACTGGACCTTGTTTGTTGTAGTGCACTTGTGACTGCTTATTCAAAACTTGGCCTTGTTCATGAAGCTCGTAGAGTGTTCAATAGGATCACTGAACCGGATATAGTTTTATGGAATTCGTTGATTTCTGGTTATGGGAGCTCTGGTCTGTGGGATGTGGGGATGCAGATGTTTAGTGCGATGAAACTTGTCGGGAAGAAGCCTGATGAATATACCCTGGCTGGGTTGCTTGTTGGTATTGTAGATTCTGGGGTGCTGAGCATTGGCCAAGGATTACATTGTTTAAGTCAAAAGAGTGGCCTTGATTCTGATTCTCATGTTGGTAGTTTGCTGGTGAGTTTGTACTCGAGATGTAAGTGCATGGCTTCTGCATATAGAGTCTTTTGCAGTATTTTGAATCCTGATTTGGTCACATGGTCTGCTCTTATTGTGGGGTATTCTCAAGCTGGGGAGTATGAGAAGGTGCTGCACCTTTTTAGAAAATTGAACATGGAAGATAAGAAGCCTGATACTGTCTTGGTTGCCAGTGTATTGGCTTCTATTGCTCATACGGCAAATGTAGGACTAGGGTGCGAGGTACATGGTTATGCTCTTCGGCATGGATTGGAACTAGATGTCAGGGTCTCCTCTGCTCTAATAGACATGTATTCAAAGTGTGGTTGCTTGCAGTTGGGAATTTGTGTTTTCAGGACAATGCCAAAGCGGAATATTGTTTCTTATAATTCTGTAATTTTGGGTTTTGGTTTGCATGGATATGCTTCTGAGGCTTTTAAGATGTTTGATAAGATGCTGGAGAAAGGATTGGTACCTGATGAAGCCACATTCTCTTCTCTCCTATCTGCCTGTTGTCATGCTGGCCTTGTCAAAGATGGCTGGGAAATTTTCCGGAGAATGAAGGAGGAATTTAACATCAGAGCTAGGGCTGAACACTATGTTTACATGGTGAAGCTCCTTGGCAGTTCTGGGGAGTTGGAGGAGGCTTACAGTCTGACCCAGTCTTTACCAGAACCTGTAGACAAGGCCATCCTGGGAGCCTTATTATCTTGCTGTAATTCTTGCGGAAATTCCGAGCTGGCAGAAACTGTAGCACAACAACTTTTTTCAAATAATCCTGCTGATAATGTATACAGGGTTATGCTTTCTAACATATATGCTGGTGATGGGAGGTGGGATGATGTTAAAAGGTTGAGGGATAGAATGACAGGAGGTCTAAGAAAAATGCCCGGACTAAGCTGGATTGAAAGCAGTTAG
- the LOC137821125 gene encoding putative pentatricopeptide repeat-containing protein At1g64310 isoform X2, whose protein sequence is MSICRSLLRVKQLHTFLLKTHLLEDPFYATKIVRLYAINNDINSARHVFDKTSNRSVYLWNSMIRAFAQCQRFFNAISLFRTMVGADISPDGHTYACLTRACADNFDFGMLRRVHGGAVAAGLGLDLVCCSALVTAYSKLGLVHEARRVFNRITEPDIVLWNSLISGYGSSGLWDVGMQMFSAMKLVGKKPDEYTLAGLLVGIVDSGVLSIGQGLHCLSQKSGLDSDSHVGSLLVSLYSRCKCMASAYRVFCSILNPDLVTWSALIVGYSQAGEYEKVLHLFRKLNMEDKKPDTVLVASVLASIAHTANVGLGCEVHGYALRHGLELDVRVSSALIDMYSKCGCLQLGICVFRTMPKRNIVSYNSVILGFGLHGYASEAFKMFDKMLEKGLVPDEATFSSLLSACCHAGLVKDGWEIFRRMKEEFNIRARAEHYVYMVKLLGSSGELEEAYSLTQSLPEPVDKAILGALLSCCNSCGNSELAETVAQQLFSNNPADNVYRVMLSNIYAGDGRWDDVKRLRDRMTGGLRKMPGLSWIESS, encoded by the exons ATGAG CATTTGTAGGTCCCTATTGAGGGTGAAGCAGTTACACACATTTCTTTTGAAGACCCATCTCTTAGAAGACCCTTTTTACGCAACAAAAATTGTCAGGCTGTATGCAATCAACAATGACATTAACTCAGCCCGTCATGTGTTCGACAAAACTTCCAACCGAAGTGTCTATCTTTGGAATTCCATGATTCGAGCTTTTGCGCAGTGCCAAAGATTTTTCAATGCAATCTCTCTGTTTAGAACCATGGTTGGGGCTGACATAAGTCCTGATGGTCACACTTATGCTTGTCTTACACGTGCGTGTGCTGACAACTTTGATTTCGGTATGCtaaggcgtgttcatggtggtGCTGTGGCTGCAGGATTAGGACTGGACCTTGTTTGTTGTAGTGCACTTGTGACTGCTTATTCAAAACTTGGCCTTGTTCATGAAGCTCGTAGAGTGTTCAATAGGATCACTGAACCGGATATAGTTTTATGGAATTCGTTGATTTCTGGTTATGGGAGCTCTGGTCTGTGGGATGTGGGGATGCAGATGTTTAGTGCGATGAAACTTGTCGGGAAGAAGCCTGATGAATATACCCTGGCTGGGTTGCTTGTTGGTATTGTAGATTCTGGGGTGCTGAGCATTGGCCAAGGATTACATTGTTTAAGTCAAAAGAGTGGCCTTGATTCTGATTCTCATGTTGGTAGTTTGCTGGTGAGTTTGTACTCGAGATGTAAGTGCATGGCTTCTGCATATAGAGTCTTTTGCAGTATTTTGAATCCTGATTTGGTCACATGGTCTGCTCTTATTGTGGGGTATTCTCAAGCTGGGGAGTATGAGAAGGTGCTGCACCTTTTTAGAAAATTGAACATGGAAGATAAGAAGCCTGATACTGTCTTGGTTGCCAGTGTATTGGCTTCTATTGCTCATACGGCAAATGTAGGACTAGGGTGCGAGGTACATGGTTATGCTCTTCGGCATGGATTGGAACTAGATGTCAGGGTCTCCTCTGCTCTAATAGACATGTATTCAAAGTGTGGTTGCTTGCAGTTGGGAATTTGTGTTTTCAGGACAATGCCAAAGCGGAATATTGTTTCTTATAATTCTGTAATTTTGGGTTTTGGTTTGCATGGATATGCTTCTGAGGCTTTTAAGATGTTTGATAAGATGCTGGAGAAAGGATTGGTACCTGATGAAGCCACATTCTCTTCTCTCCTATCTGCCTGTTGTCATGCTGGCCTTGTCAAAGATGGCTGGGAAATTTTCCGGAGAATGAAGGAGGAATTTAACATCAGAGCTAGGGCTGAACACTATGTTTACATGGTGAAGCTCCTTGGCAGTTCTGGGGAGTTGGAGGAGGCTTACAGTCTGACCCAGTCTTTACCAGAACCTGTAGACAAGGCCATCCTGGGAGCCTTATTATCTTGCTGTAATTCTTGCGGAAATTCCGAGCTGGCAGAAACTGTAGCACAACAACTTTTTTCAAATAATCCTGCTGATAATGTATACAGGGTTATGCTTTCTAACATATATGCTGGTGATGGGAGGTGGGATGATGTTAAAAGGTTGAGGGATAGAATGACAGGAGGTCTAAGAAAAATGCCCGGACTAAGCTGGATTGAAAGCAGTTAG
- the LOC137821125 gene encoding putative pentatricopeptide repeat-containing protein At1g64310 isoform X1, with translation MLIPFEWLHSELSICRSLLRVKQLHTFLLKTHLLEDPFYATKIVRLYAINNDINSARHVFDKTSNRSVYLWNSMIRAFAQCQRFFNAISLFRTMVGADISPDGHTYACLTRACADNFDFGMLRRVHGGAVAAGLGLDLVCCSALVTAYSKLGLVHEARRVFNRITEPDIVLWNSLISGYGSSGLWDVGMQMFSAMKLVGKKPDEYTLAGLLVGIVDSGVLSIGQGLHCLSQKSGLDSDSHVGSLLVSLYSRCKCMASAYRVFCSILNPDLVTWSALIVGYSQAGEYEKVLHLFRKLNMEDKKPDTVLVASVLASIAHTANVGLGCEVHGYALRHGLELDVRVSSALIDMYSKCGCLQLGICVFRTMPKRNIVSYNSVILGFGLHGYASEAFKMFDKMLEKGLVPDEATFSSLLSACCHAGLVKDGWEIFRRMKEEFNIRARAEHYVYMVKLLGSSGELEEAYSLTQSLPEPVDKAILGALLSCCNSCGNSELAETVAQQLFSNNPADNVYRVMLSNIYAGDGRWDDVKRLRDRMTGGLRKMPGLSWIESS, from the coding sequence ATGTTAATTCCGTTTGAATGGCTTCATTCCGAACTCAGCATTTGTAGGTCCCTATTGAGGGTGAAGCAGTTACACACATTTCTTTTGAAGACCCATCTCTTAGAAGACCCTTTTTACGCAACAAAAATTGTCAGGCTGTATGCAATCAACAATGACATTAACTCAGCCCGTCATGTGTTCGACAAAACTTCCAACCGAAGTGTCTATCTTTGGAATTCCATGATTCGAGCTTTTGCGCAGTGCCAAAGATTTTTCAATGCAATCTCTCTGTTTAGAACCATGGTTGGGGCTGACATAAGTCCTGATGGTCACACTTATGCTTGTCTTACACGTGCGTGTGCTGACAACTTTGATTTCGGTATGCtaaggcgtgttcatggtggtGCTGTGGCTGCAGGATTAGGACTGGACCTTGTTTGTTGTAGTGCACTTGTGACTGCTTATTCAAAACTTGGCCTTGTTCATGAAGCTCGTAGAGTGTTCAATAGGATCACTGAACCGGATATAGTTTTATGGAATTCGTTGATTTCTGGTTATGGGAGCTCTGGTCTGTGGGATGTGGGGATGCAGATGTTTAGTGCGATGAAACTTGTCGGGAAGAAGCCTGATGAATATACCCTGGCTGGGTTGCTTGTTGGTATTGTAGATTCTGGGGTGCTGAGCATTGGCCAAGGATTACATTGTTTAAGTCAAAAGAGTGGCCTTGATTCTGATTCTCATGTTGGTAGTTTGCTGGTGAGTTTGTACTCGAGATGTAAGTGCATGGCTTCTGCATATAGAGTCTTTTGCAGTATTTTGAATCCTGATTTGGTCACATGGTCTGCTCTTATTGTGGGGTATTCTCAAGCTGGGGAGTATGAGAAGGTGCTGCACCTTTTTAGAAAATTGAACATGGAAGATAAGAAGCCTGATACTGTCTTGGTTGCCAGTGTATTGGCTTCTATTGCTCATACGGCAAATGTAGGACTAGGGTGCGAGGTACATGGTTATGCTCTTCGGCATGGATTGGAACTAGATGTCAGGGTCTCCTCTGCTCTAATAGACATGTATTCAAAGTGTGGTTGCTTGCAGTTGGGAATTTGTGTTTTCAGGACAATGCCAAAGCGGAATATTGTTTCTTATAATTCTGTAATTTTGGGTTTTGGTTTGCATGGATATGCTTCTGAGGCTTTTAAGATGTTTGATAAGATGCTGGAGAAAGGATTGGTACCTGATGAAGCCACATTCTCTTCTCTCCTATCTGCCTGTTGTCATGCTGGCCTTGTCAAAGATGGCTGGGAAATTTTCCGGAGAATGAAGGAGGAATTTAACATCAGAGCTAGGGCTGAACACTATGTTTACATGGTGAAGCTCCTTGGCAGTTCTGGGGAGTTGGAGGAGGCTTACAGTCTGACCCAGTCTTTACCAGAACCTGTAGACAAGGCCATCCTGGGAGCCTTATTATCTTGCTGTAATTCTTGCGGAAATTCCGAGCTGGCAGAAACTGTAGCACAACAACTTTTTTCAAATAATCCTGCTGATAATGTATACAGGGTTATGCTTTCTAACATATATGCTGGTGATGGGAGGTGGGATGATGTTAAAAGGTTGAGGGATAGAATGACAGGAGGTCTAAGAAAAATGCCCGGACTAAGCTGGATTGAAAGCAGTTAG
- the LOC137821125 gene encoding putative pentatricopeptide repeat-containing protein At1g64310 isoform X4 → MIRAFAQCQRFFNAISLFRTMVGADISPDGHTYACLTRACADNFDFGMLRRVHGGAVAAGLGLDLVCCSALVTAYSKLGLVHEARRVFNRITEPDIVLWNSLISGYGSSGLWDVGMQMFSAMKLVGKKPDEYTLAGLLVGIVDSGVLSIGQGLHCLSQKSGLDSDSHVGSLLVSLYSRCKCMASAYRVFCSILNPDLVTWSALIVGYSQAGEYEKVLHLFRKLNMEDKKPDTVLVASVLASIAHTANVGLGCEVHGYALRHGLELDVRVSSALIDMYSKCGCLQLGICVFRTMPKRNIVSYNSVILGFGLHGYASEAFKMFDKMLEKGLVPDEATFSSLLSACCHAGLVKDGWEIFRRMKEEFNIRARAEHYVYMVKLLGSSGELEEAYSLTQSLPEPVDKAILGALLSCCNSCGNSELAETVAQQLFSNNPADNVYRVMLSNIYAGDGRWDDVKRLRDRMTGGLRKMPGLSWIESS, encoded by the coding sequence ATGATTCGAGCTTTTGCGCAGTGCCAAAGATTTTTCAATGCAATCTCTCTGTTTAGAACCATGGTTGGGGCTGACATAAGTCCTGATGGTCACACTTATGCTTGTCTTACACGTGCGTGTGCTGACAACTTTGATTTCGGTATGCtaaggcgtgttcatggtggtGCTGTGGCTGCAGGATTAGGACTGGACCTTGTTTGTTGTAGTGCACTTGTGACTGCTTATTCAAAACTTGGCCTTGTTCATGAAGCTCGTAGAGTGTTCAATAGGATCACTGAACCGGATATAGTTTTATGGAATTCGTTGATTTCTGGTTATGGGAGCTCTGGTCTGTGGGATGTGGGGATGCAGATGTTTAGTGCGATGAAACTTGTCGGGAAGAAGCCTGATGAATATACCCTGGCTGGGTTGCTTGTTGGTATTGTAGATTCTGGGGTGCTGAGCATTGGCCAAGGATTACATTGTTTAAGTCAAAAGAGTGGCCTTGATTCTGATTCTCATGTTGGTAGTTTGCTGGTGAGTTTGTACTCGAGATGTAAGTGCATGGCTTCTGCATATAGAGTCTTTTGCAGTATTTTGAATCCTGATTTGGTCACATGGTCTGCTCTTATTGTGGGGTATTCTCAAGCTGGGGAGTATGAGAAGGTGCTGCACCTTTTTAGAAAATTGAACATGGAAGATAAGAAGCCTGATACTGTCTTGGTTGCCAGTGTATTGGCTTCTATTGCTCATACGGCAAATGTAGGACTAGGGTGCGAGGTACATGGTTATGCTCTTCGGCATGGATTGGAACTAGATGTCAGGGTCTCCTCTGCTCTAATAGACATGTATTCAAAGTGTGGTTGCTTGCAGTTGGGAATTTGTGTTTTCAGGACAATGCCAAAGCGGAATATTGTTTCTTATAATTCTGTAATTTTGGGTTTTGGTTTGCATGGATATGCTTCTGAGGCTTTTAAGATGTTTGATAAGATGCTGGAGAAAGGATTGGTACCTGATGAAGCCACATTCTCTTCTCTCCTATCTGCCTGTTGTCATGCTGGCCTTGTCAAAGATGGCTGGGAAATTTTCCGGAGAATGAAGGAGGAATTTAACATCAGAGCTAGGGCTGAACACTATGTTTACATGGTGAAGCTCCTTGGCAGTTCTGGGGAGTTGGAGGAGGCTTACAGTCTGACCCAGTCTTTACCAGAACCTGTAGACAAGGCCATCCTGGGAGCCTTATTATCTTGCTGTAATTCTTGCGGAAATTCCGAGCTGGCAGAAACTGTAGCACAACAACTTTTTTCAAATAATCCTGCTGATAATGTATACAGGGTTATGCTTTCTAACATATATGCTGGTGATGGGAGGTGGGATGATGTTAAAAGGTTGAGGGATAGAATGACAGGAGGTCTAAGAAAAATGCCCGGACTAAGCTGGATTGAAAGCAGTTAG